The Peribacillus sp. FSL P2-0133 genome has a segment encoding these proteins:
- a CDS encoding dUTP diphosphatase, whose product MNIGKLMEMQAALDEHIQSKHDLGAEDLVERKILALLVELGELANETRCFKFWSLKGPSDKETILAEYVDGIHFILSLGIERGFVPEVPSALKVNQEDLTVQFTAIYGYISEFRTQLTEASFQKVFAAYLHLGELLGFSAVDVEKAYVSKNEVNYERQKQGY is encoded by the coding sequence ATGAACATAGGTAAATTAATGGAAATGCAGGCAGCTTTGGACGAGCATATACAATCAAAGCATGATTTGGGTGCTGAAGATTTAGTGGAACGGAAGATACTTGCTCTTTTAGTGGAGCTTGGAGAGCTTGCCAATGAAACAAGATGTTTTAAATTCTGGAGTCTTAAAGGCCCCTCTGATAAAGAAACGATATTGGCTGAATACGTGGATGGCATTCATTTCATTTTGTCACTTGGAATCGAACGGGGATTTGTACCGGAAGTTCCATCCGCCCTCAAGGTGAATCAGGAGGATTTGACGGTTCAATTTACTGCTATTTACGGCTACATCAGTGAATTTCGCACACAGTTGACAGAGGCATCTTTCCAAAAGGTTTTTGCTGCGTATTTACATTTAGGGGAGTTGCTTGGATTTTCAGCAGTGGATGTGGAAAAAGCATATGTAAGCAAAAATGAAGTGAATTACGAAAGGCAAAAGCAAGGCTACTGA
- a CDS encoding sigma-w pathway protein ysdB translates to MVLIMRFILLTLIIFLIYTVIKYLFNPKRKLELAHEQKKFFLLDDTANIRKNFLLTYNGVMFEGEKYLGTTERSFEVISIFIWPKKMAGLKGLKRNDFLKIEEAIKKHYPDAVIDWKSPVKEFLQK, encoded by the coding sequence ATGGTATTGATCATGCGGTTCATTCTTTTGACTCTCATTATTTTCTTAATATATACAGTCATCAAATACCTATTTAATCCGAAAAGAAAATTAGAACTTGCACATGAACAGAAAAAGTTCTTTCTGCTCGACGATACAGCCAATATACGAAAGAATTTTTTATTGACGTACAACGGGGTGATGTTTGAAGGGGAAAAGTATTTAGGGACGACGGAACGCTCCTTCGAGGTCATCTCCATCTTCATATGGCCTAAAAAAATGGCCGGCCTGAAAGGCTTGAAGCGAAATGACTTCTTAAAAATCGAGGAAGCCATTAAAAAACATTATCCGGATGCCGTTATTGATTGGAAGAGCCCGGTTAAGGAGTTTTTACAAAAATGA